In the genome of Thermoproteus tenax Kra 1, the window CCTCAGACACCAAAGAGCTGGGAGACGACGTCTCAGAAAAGCTACAGTCTATCAGGTCTATCAAGACTGAGGAGGAGGTCCAGAAGATAAGGAGGGCCTTGGAGATCACTGAGGAGGTCTTCTCGGAGCTACAGCTTGAGGGGCGCAGAGAGCGCGACGTGGCCGCCTTTATATACAGAAGAATGTTAGAGTTGGGCTCCGACGGCGTTGCCTTCGAGCCCATCGTTGGCTCAGGCCCCAATTCGGCCTGGCCGCACTACAATTATGGCGAGAGGAGGATAGCTTACGGCGATTCAGTAGTGGTGGACATAGGCGCTAGATACCAGCTCTATTGCGCCGATATGACCAGAACCTACCTCATTGGAGATGTTGTTCCAGCTCTTAAGGACGCCCTATATGCCGTATATGAGTCCGCCAAGGCGGCAGAGAAGGCCGCCAGAGAGAACGTGCCAGCCAAGGAAGTCGACTTAGCCGCCAGGAAGACCTTGGAGGAGTACGGATTCGGGAAGTACTATATACATTCGACGGGCCACGGAGTCGGCGTCGAGGTGCACGAGCTGCCCCGTATTTCTCCGACATCCGAGGACATGCTTAAAGTGGGCATGGTCTTTACAATAGAGCCTGGCGTCTATATCAATAACGTAGGCGGAGTCAGGATTGAGAACATGGCGTATCTCTCCCCAGACGGTCTGATTGTGTTGAACAGAACTCGATATATTATTTAGATCGAGCGTAGACTCCGAATCCTCTCTCCACGCGCTCTACGACGAAGCCGGAGTATCTGAGCCTCTCGGCAACCCCCTTCCACACCGATATACCTCGGTACTTTGAGCCAGTTGAGCCCGTATAGTGGAACAGTCCCCCTCCCCTCCTGACGATTCTCTTGTACTCTGTGTACAACTGCTCCGAGTATAGC includes:
- a CDS encoding M24 family metallopeptidase — its product is MINRIAQELKDYDYLLVTKRANLAYITGFPDALALIVDLRTGASTLYVSRLDYRRALALAKADVIKGYATAEIPPREPDEALIIAKNLMDLLKSEAKGRVASDTKELGDDVSEKLQSIRSIKTEEEVQKIRRALEITEEVFSELQLEGRRERDVAAFIYRRMLELGSDGVAFEPIVGSGPNSAWPHYNYGERRIAYGDSVVVDIGARYQLYCADMTRTYLIGDVVPALKDALYAVYESAKAAEKAARENVPAKEVDLAARKTLEEYGFGKYYIHSTGHGVGVEVHELPRISPTSEDMLKVGMVFTIEPGVYINNVGGVRIENMAYLSPDGLIVLNRTRYII